The stretch of DNA GCTCAGTTTTCTACTCTTAAAGTGACAGAACATGCAATCTATTATGAACTATAGGAACATTaatgttaaatctaacaatagaaatcTGTTCAAAACGTTATCGAGGCATAACTGAGTGGAATTTACATGATCATCACAGCTTTTAATTGAGATAAACAATAGTCTAAGATGATATATTTTATAGTCAATTTAGCAATCTAGACATGTGCATATTAAATTTAGTACATTAGTCCTTTATTGGTGCAAATGTTGCAggttataaaattgtaaattgtggataaaattgctctttcaaaatttccatttgcaAGCTTACACTGGGGAAATCTCCCGTACATattgacagttggcaggtatgggtAAGTGCAATTATAAGTAGAAAATGCACATATGCCATGTTTTGCTTCAAATCCAGTCTAAGCAAATATATCTCTCTAAAGAGTGATAACTTTAACCCTCTATAGAAGggttatccctctatacaggtgtAACCACCATATAGAGGCTTTGTTCCTAACCTGTATGATTTTGGAATGAATGTCACTTTTGCATGTACTTAAgagggctcgcgggtataaatcgatttttattttgaatgtagaatttcgctatttttttctataaataaactttatcctatacttaatcgaaaaataaaataaaaatatgtggtcacagttcatttaagctcacaatctgccttcgaaagaagtaAATATGCATTAGGTTTCTgtatatgtttttcatttttatcagaatgacaataatatttaattttttgaattaagcAGAAAACGCTAATTtgcattgatttttttgtatatttttctatTATCTGATTCTTTATTCTGCCTTACAGAAGCAGAAACAAGAACAAGTTTTTCGAATAAATTATTAAAGACTCAAGTTGTTCTAAGAAAAAATGAAGAGAAAAACTTGAAAGATAGAACTGTCAATAATGTTATTGCCAAACCAGATCTGGTCAAGAAACCACAACAGAGTGAGGTGAAAAAAGAACAggatgaaaagaaaaaagaagagaagACACCAGAGAAAAAAGATGAAACAAgaaatctaaatttagaaaagaaaacttctgaaaaagatattaaaatcaCATCAATGAAAAAATCTGAAAACAAAACATCAGTGAAAGTACCAGAAGTAAAGGGAAACTTAAACATTGTACTGgaaaaaattaagaataaaactttAGAAATGGGAAAcgctgtaaaaaataaaacactggAAAAACTGTCAGCATTTGGTGTATTCCAACCAAAACAgtacaaaaaattacaatttcagcAAGGTATGTGGCCTCTGAATTTATCATTGGAAGATGTTGGAGGCATAATGAAAGATACTGCTTATcttcaaaaagaagaaaaaattagTATTAATTATCCAAAATTATTGTCATCGAAGATTAATGAGACAGTTGGGAATGAGACAATAACATTAAAGAATCTGACTATGACCAACAGTGTGGGATTCTGTGACTGTGTAGATTACGAGTGTTTTTGTTGTGGTCGAGTCGAGATGAAGAAAATGCATGTCAATAATACAGCATGTGCCAATTTTACTTTTATGACAAAATCTCAGGcaagtttttaaagtttgtttattCTAAGGAGTTATAAGTTCTAATTTtgtttactgtaaatttagaattaTTGCAATGTTACTATTGCTGTGAAAAATGTGACAGAATCAggtttgcaataataaaaaattgcACTCATAATTTCAGGAGTAGTTTATTTTGCTTCTTAAAATCTTTATAATCAATCAcatttattaaggtctttcctttttcaaaagggaaagaccttactgtatttcttctgtttattattattattcttccgccaaactttgacgaagttagcagccttaactgtaagacgtgtcgctttcatgttcacactttgtatcggtgtcatgaatacctatctggaactcaccctgtgagtcgaaatattttgtcggttcgaagtaatccctccgaaacccacaAACCTTGTTaccgttccaacaccgtaaccgtaatagttagaaaaaaaacaaagggtgaaatttgttcaggaccagaccccggttcttcgtcaCATTTGGATTGAaaggattcaacgactcattggtagggttatgcccctattaaaattaaccggtgtcggttggccactcaaactcagaaaccgtaagtcgtagacacctaggatcttcaccattcatcatcaattcatgtgactttgaaaaatacctcaaggtcaaatgtgtatgttgaccttgacctttgacctaacaccttgttaccggataatctcagaaaccattatacttacagaagttttgaatagtggaaaatgtttgggtcattaaggcgcaactttgttacattttgaccgaagagatttgacctttctgtaaggggcataacccctgatttaggtttatgaaaagacaaaatcagcttttactatataaccaaaggtcctagacccatggggtcttcagcaatgacattggggactaatgaccttgacaaaggtcaaaaggtcaaggtcatgtcccatatagcgaattatgtgtttttgaccttatttaaaggattttcagtgtgttttaaatgtttttaaggttgaccttgacctttgaccttacaactttttagtcgatatctcaaaaacgattgtacttacagaaatagtaaatagtgaaaaacgtTGAGGTGGATGAggcgcaacttttttacatttgacaatacattctacgtctattggaacatgtattttacattacaaaaggaaagacctctcaattgttcaagaacaattgacattttaattagaTCTTGCTTTTTTTGCTAGAGGTcaagtattgaaaaaaataaatgcacacatACATTTCTGACTTTACAGAATCAACTTTGTCAAATTTTGGGAAGAAGTTTTAATGATTGAGTTATGCTGGTGACTAAACAAACAAATTTGTACAAATGGTGATAAATGCAATTAATATAATCTAAATAAAAACTGACATGGAGACTATTCATTTTACTCATTGGAAAACATAATTTAAGCGTTCATTGAATCCTAACATCTACTCCATCACCTAATTTCCAAATGTCATGATCATTgttgatgcttttttttttaggaatttgaCTACAGATTTTCATTAGATAAAAAACTGTTGGATAAACAGATTATATCAGGTAAGTAATAAGTGGGCAATATACCTGTTCATAAGAACTATCATATATTTATTTCTGCTGTTTCATAATTTGgttaatacatattataaaacatttttccaacAATTCTGTTTCAACTAAATAACCAGTAATAATTTGACAGAGGTTTGAGTAATTGGTAGATATTTACACTCCACTCTGAAGTaactgtattataacaaagtcattgtaggactttctttgagatattattgtgtctaggagacacaaatgatgcccAGCAGATGCCAAGTTTTATTCTAAAATACACAAAGATGAGCATATGAGCTCATAGGGCTATGGATCAGTGTAGGAGGAATTATCTGTATACCTGGTACTCCAAAACTGACAATGTTCAACTgtctcccaaaagagcaaatcttgataaaaatcaaaacctGGACTACATGTACACCttcaatacaaatgtatgtacaaacAGTCAGCAAAATGAAAACTTCCTATcacattcaaactgtaggagaaGTTATCTGGAATAGGTTTGCACCTCTTAGAAAGTATATACTCCAAAAATGACAAAAGTTCAAATATCtcccaaaaaacaaatattaatcaaaataaaaaccctgaccacattCACACCTTCAATATAAATGTAAGTACATGTACAAAGAAACAGTCAGCAAAGTGAAAACTTTCTATCATTCAAACTAGGAGAAGTTATCTGGAATAGCTGTGCACCTCTAATGCcaaaaaccctgaccacatgcacaccttcaatatatgtacatacAGTTAGCAGAGTGAAAACTTCCTAACATTTAAACTGTAGAAGGAGTAGTGTGGAATAGCTATATGTACCTATAATGGGATAGATGGACAAAAAGATGGACAGATGGACTGaaggatggatggatggatggacagGAATAAAATAATATAGCCTCCAACTTTCAGTTGTGGaagcataaaaaaatcacaagttGTCAAAGTTCAGGGACATAATTCGAACTTTATTCATTATGTTTTACAATGTacaaattgttttacaatgtacaaattgttttacaatgtacaaattgttttacaatgtacaaattgttttacaatgtactTATAGttttaccagtggcggatccagaactttgccttagggggggcccgctgactgacctaaggggggctggctccagtcatgcttcagtgattccctatataatcaaccaaatttttcccacgaaaaggggggggggcccaggccccccaggcccccctggatccgcctatgtttaCAATGTACATATTGTTTTACAATGACTTATTGTTTATCTCTTACAGCTGAACAGCCACCAACAGTTTGCTTAGGATCAATATCTAAAATAGGAGCAATATGTACCAGATTTTTAAATGTGACATCAATAGTTAGTATACAAGAAGATCATAAACTTCATGTGGTGGGATGTTTAGAGTTCAGTTTGATGTTATATAATCGTACTGTTAGTGCATTCCCTGTTGACTGTTTCCAGTTACCTAGTCATCAACATAAAGTTAAAGAAGAAAAGGCTGTACATGATTTTGGTAACTGGATGCCATGATTTGGGATAGGGGACAAGGTGTTATATATTCTATTAAATCCTATTTATTTGTTGAATTCCTTTCATTTTGTTCATTCCTATTCAGTAAAAGGTTCAATCCTTTTGATGCAGGGTAATCTTCGAAACTATGTAATCTATAGATAATATAGCTTAAActtgtttatgttttaaaaaaaaataatgttcattgttttgtttataatatattattcACATGCACCAGACACATATGTGTATATCTCTCTGCAATCACAGCATTTGGTTGGTTCACAAACACATGAAAAAAATGCTTGTgctataataatgataataatgattGTATACATTATACATTTTCCTGTAGGTTTGTGTTTTATTGCTGTGCTATTTAGATCATAAGATTTAAAGTCTAGGACATAATATATTCAATCTCAGCTTTTGAATCTGCAaacttttgtttatctttttctatttcactaatatataataatacaatTTACATGCATAAGAATGCTTTATATCAGATAACAAAGGATAGAAACTGTTTAAAAGAATAACTTACTATAGGAAAATGGATGGAATGCTAAAGCATGTAGAGAATCAACTTAGTATTAATGACAATTAATTTTGTTAGATTAGGGTTTTTTTATACTCCAACTTTGAAGTATTTCAGACAAGTATTTCAATGATATCCAAAAGAACCAACCCAATATCAAATTTTACTGTCCATATAACAATCAAAGttcacaaacaaattaaaaaataaatcagcaTAGTTTTGAGAAGGGGTAAGTAACAGCTCTTATCATACCTTGTTCTTTGTTTATTCCTCTCCCATGGCTGCCAAATTTAATGGTATAGGGCTTATTAAAAAtagtaatattttgtaaaaattaagtgttttatgatttttgtaatagtaaaaatttgtttactGTAAGTGTTTTGAGATGTATGCGATAGTAatagtttgttttatttaagtgTTTTGAGATGTTTGTTTTCAGTAATCAAATAATATTATTCGAAACTTTAGTAAATAGAGTGCTAAATCTGTCTTACACCATGTTATATCCCTTCATTGTTCTAATCACTgttgtaaaacactttttaaaagtagaattgctttttgaaaattgttagtatagctatttcaaaagtttatttCTAATTTATTGATGAGTGCAGTGGGATTCAACTTACTTGCTAGGAGACATAAAAAAGGTAAATAACTGCATGTTACCAAGATTTGAAAACTCAGTTGTGTGGACATATTTTGGCAGAGATTGATTAGATTCCAAGTTTTAGGGTTTCGTTCTTCCTTTGAAACCTATTTACTTCTTTACTCATCACTGGATTTACTGGTAGTTATtaatagattatcgttggtcatctcaatgagattgattttcttgctttgAGTATTGCGAAAGTGAGAAGAGCTTTTGTGTTGAAATAagcaatgataatctgtttatcaatTTTTTACCTATGACGAGGTTGATAATTTCattgaatgaatgaattaatatattttattgcagaaGCAAACGTAATGCTATagcaaaataacataatatacGATTACAATAATGACAGCAAACAAACAGAGAACAACACAATATGGTCGTAATAAGCACATAATTACAACTGCTATGCAATGATTATTTGTGATCTTAACTTCCATGCCGCATTAAGAAATTTACACAATTTTTTAGTTAGACTATTTGAGCTAGCCTGTAAAAGAAATACCAgctaatttcattgacaacagcACGTGggcccttagtttctagcgataattttaaatatcactcttctgtgctgagaaaggaaattatcagttggtaagatcaaaggaaaatttcgtaaaaaagcaataaataataatatactaACACtgtttttatagaaatatttgttatttctCCATTAGATGTTAGTAGTGTGAATTGTGTTATTGTAGAACTACTAACTTTTAAAGAGTGTTTTATAATGTGGAAAACTGGGCTATTGAAGAAAGAAACAATGTCGGGGGTTGGGATTTGATGACATCACCCATACAATTGCAGATTATTTTGCATACATAATCACACAATTTGAACTTGGTTACCTGTGCCCACCCATacaaaaatagtcaaaaaatCCTTCCAACCccgcatatatttttttatagaatagcCCTTAAGATTTTCTGAGGTTTGAATTATTTAGGAAAATAAGATATTTTGAAACTAACATAGTTATATAATTTGTGTGTGAACAGATCTAAtagtttgttattaaaattgaaaaataatttaaagaaaatgtataCAGTGATGCTTATAAAACAATTGCAGAATAATACTAAAAGAGCTTCATGGAAGATAACATGATACTGCATTTAAGAATTGaaagcttctttttgtaaattcattggtgTGTTAAAGcgttgactgaagtacattttgtatgaagcacggaAGCACTTCATTCTTAAAATGTGTGCATGGTCAACTCTTTTACAATCCTAtgcaattacaaaaagaagtattcaatacttatatttttttttgctaggatcatgaaaacacgatttctatcaagtttttctttcatttacctgtgcacttaaATGTTGGAACTCTTGTCATCATGAATGTTGCATttcattgttaaaaatttaattttagaagGTCACacgattgctgttagccaatcaaaataacgtatcataatgaaacatacattatgTAATTATATGTATGTACACGTGGGAATTGTATGTACATTCATATTAGAAGCAATCATACTCATTCTTGTGATTAATACTTTTACATGCCACACACATAGATTTGCTACATACTCAAAAGTTCATtagaaacttttgatttttcttggTGATAGTTATTTTAATTTCTACTAAAATTCCTGAAAATCAAGTTACCATAATATTTATTGACTTAGTCTTTTTTTATCATGGTATTTATTGTTACGACATTAATCATGTTTTTTGTTAAGTTATAGAATTGCATATCATTTTGTATTTTCACAGTTGTTTCTTAGATATGAGTGTTAATTTGAATTAAGGTCAATGTTTTTTCCTAaagatacaaaatgtatacatgtagtaGTTTTGCATAACATATTTGtagtataaaataaatatttagatgATTGTTTTGTTATGACAGAGATTGGGTTATTTGCTGTTAACACCATTATCAACAGTTTTGATAAATTCATTCAAAGAATTTCTAATGTTGAATAATAATAAGCACATTTTAATATATCTTATAAAGCACTTTGAAGTATGAAAAAAACTCAATGTTTTATTGATGCTAATTTTCGTGATTCTCACAGGGTCATATCATTTTCGAAGAATAAAGTTTTGCATTGTAAGTATGTGACTTGAAGTAAATTATTTATGTGAtatgaagttttattgtttaaagGGAAGTAATAGATCATGAgttaattatcaaaattatatgtgAAATCATTGTGTATCAATTTATACTAGATATAATGCTACACAGGAAACTTTATTGGCAGGTTTCCAGGTCTCTGTATGTGCATACatattgttaaaaatataaaaaaaaaataacaactacaTGTACACTTGATTacattattattttgtttcattgCTTTTTCATGTCCAACACTACCTTGTCAAAAGATATACACTTAATTGCTGCATTTGGTTTTTATCTTACTaagtttacatttacaaattgcaGTATCTAACATGCTTAAGTGTTGTCAATTTGGtggtatttattgttatttttcattttcaaacttaGGATGAGTGTTATCAAGTAATGACTTCAcccaaaacataaacaaatatatgttcatAATAAATTCACTGGGGTTCCCtccccttttttagctcacctgacctgaaaggtcaagtgagcttttctcatcacttggcgtccgtcgtccgtcctcctccgtccggcgtccgtcgtcttgCGTCCGTtgtccataaacttttacaaaaatcttctcctctgaaactactgggccaaatttaaccaaacttggccacaatcatccttggggtatctagtttaaaaaatgtgtccgatgacctggccatcaaactaagatggctgccatggctaaaaaaagaacgcaggggtaaaatgtatattttagcttatatctttaaaaccaaagcatttagaaaaaatctgacattgggtaaaattgttgatcaggtcaagatctatctgccctaaaattttcagacgaatcggacaacctgttgttgggttgctgcccctgaattggtaattttaaggaaatgttgcagtttttggttattatcttgaatactattatagatagaaataaactgtaaacagcaataatgtttagcaaagtaagatctacaaataagtcaacttgaccaaaattgtcagagaaccccttaaggagttattgtcgtttatagtcaatattgaacaactttttttcatttttgtaacttgtacaaaaatcttcttttctaaaactatgggccaaatttaaccaaacttggccacaatcattactagggtatctattttaaaaaagtgtctaatgacccgcctaccaaccaagatggccgacatcagtaaatacagtaacaggtgagcgacacaggctcttgagagcctctagtttaaaatttttagatatataaaaataattgtctGTCAGTGAAAAAAAGTCTAGTGTTTAGATCCTAGGATCTTaatatgaaagaaaaattaaaattttgataaattggtTCTGACATTTTATACTCCCCTAGATTTTTAGACACCCAATAATACTTTTTTAATCTCAACATTTAGTACAATGATTtaacatgtaaataaactcatggCAGTATTATGAATATATTTAATGTGATATACATGTGGTAGTTAGGTATATTAGAGTATTAATTTATATCATTATGTACTTAATGTGAATGTAAATTCCcattatgtaaattaaaaaaaaacttcaaaagaaGACATTGTTGAAACTAGCCTTGTTTTAATTTGGTGGAGCCATAATAGTGTCACATATAatagagcacctgagatcccctgGTTTTTGATGGGGTTTTGTGTTGCTAATTCTATTTCAGGTACTTTTTGGGTAAAGATTGCGTAACATGCATTCACACCCTATAgaactgacttgatatctaaatcttcaaAGGTTAATCATAACTTTtgagatacacaaaatatagtgcattgatcataacattctatccatcctatccatgaacattgccagatatttatcaatgaaatatatgaTATTATACTTGTCAAGAACATAACATTACTGGTGCAGTAATTTAATATCTGTTAAAAGAATATCAATGATACCATTGTTAAagtaattgttaaaattaaagttatcttcctttgtccataattgtagGACATCCAATGCTTTATACAAGGCAATGCTTAATTTTACTTCTCACTAATAAATTTAAGCAATTTTCACACTTCATTGaatacaagcactttgatttatgttgtgttgtgttttgttgttttcctttgTTTTGCCATTATGTTCTCAGTTTATTTTCCTTTGTTTTGCCATGATGTTCTCAGTTTATTTTCCCTTGTTTTGCCATGATGTTCTCAGTTTATTTTCCTTTGTTTTGCTATGATGTTCTCAGTTTATTTTCCTTTGTTTTGCCATGATGATCTCAGTTTATTTTCCTTTGTTTTGCCATGATGTTCTCAGTATATTTTCCTTTGTTTTGCCATGATGTTCTCAGTTTATTTTCCTTTGTTTTGCCATgatgttttcagtttattttccttTGTTTTGCCATGATGTTCTCAGTTTATTTTCCTTTGTTTTGCCATGATGTTCTCAGTATATTTTCCTTTGTTTTGCCATGATGTTCTCAGTTTATTTTCCTTTGTTTTGCCATgatgttttcagtttattttccttTGTTTTGCCATGATGTTCTCAGTTTATTTTCCTTTGTTTTGCCATGATGTTCTCAGTTTATTTTCCTCTGTTTTGCCATGATGTTCTCAGTTTATTTTCCTCTGTTTTACCATGATGTTCTCAGTTTATTTTCCTTTGTTTTGCCATGATattctcagtttattttcgacttatgagtttgaatgtttcttTGGTTTCATTTGTCTCTCTTACATTGTTTATCAAGCAATCAATATGCTAAtttcagttttcaaatatttgaataatgCTATCATGTCCAGACAACAACATTTTGGTTTCAGGATGAAATCTTTTGtgcaaaaaataattttctaccaaacttggcatTATAATGCCTGAGAGACGAGGAAGATGTCTTTTATTTTTAGGTCAATTGATCCATCCTCTTTTTGTTGGGCTTCAAACAATAAAGGTTACTATTGGTGTCATACATATTAACAGTGGAAGACTTAAACGGTGTACCACTCCCCTTTGACGAACACGTTTCTAATGATTAAAATGGTTTTTTAGGGATAATGAATATATTCAGTTTTCTAGTTGATACTGTGAAATATAAAGCTTCTTTTGTGTATCCATGGAAGCATTCTGAATGTATTTTCCATAACATATTGCAAAAAggtttataataattaaaaatgtataaatcagGTAAGGCTGAAAAGTTTATCCCAGACAATATCTGATGAGCATATATCCGATTTATACCAATTTTGGTTAATAATTGTCAAGGCATGAAATCCAATTGGCTTTTAAGCCACTAGGTCAATGGTTAAGGGGATCACAGCAGTATTTATAGACTGATTTTTATTtccattattttacaaaaaatcgcAACTGTGAATACTACAGGCACACAAATCTGTTTCTTCTACAACAATTTCTTAAAGATCACAAATCGTCTTATACTCCttctactaaacatatgatatgcagtaataacattaacggtaccaattttcctgcaccacaGATTCGTGTCATTATCAGGAAATCCAACACAGGGTTGATGTCTTAATGCAGACTATTGCAATTTATCTGTCAGCTTTGATTACAAAAAATACCTTAGAATTAGATACATCACAAGGGTACATGGTGATTTTCAGGGAGAACCTTAATGAAGCTGTTGATCAATCATGTCattattctttaaaatataaCTTCTTCAGTGTTTTGGGACTTGTTTCCTTCTGttctttttttgtgattttattttcctCTAAGGGAACATAATGAGTTTTAAAGGGGGGAAATTACTACCtcaaaatattattgaaattattCCAATACCGAATCACTATCTTCTAGGTGGATAGTACCACAagaactttttgtttttaatcttttatttgtttttcaatagtcaggattttacACACCCCATTACACTACCACCTGACAATGGTATCAAGGAGTAAAtacagaagaaagaaaaaaacaatatacaaaatgtatctcttactaattaatttttaacaataagaatatttcaggttacatataaattgtatttgatttatctctctctctctctatctctCTGACTTACTCACATACAACACTGATACTTTCACTCATCTGTTTTGCTACAATATGtatcatgacttactttttaatacaattgttttaagaaataaatttgctcatagtttataaattttttttttcttaactaaACATAGATAATATGACAACAAAACTTagttaaatattacatgtaaaggAGACCAACATTTTTTACAAACTTGgactttattatttttctttgcaatatgattttcaagaaattggtatttctttattttattctttaactcAACCATATTTggtttgtttcatttaatttacatttatatgtataattCTTTGTAATTATGATTAGTTGATTCAATAATAAACTTTCATGCTTGCAACCAAGAAACACATTCTCTTTGTTGAGAtcaaagttaacaaaaaaaagtttcacaATATTGTAAAAAGACTGCCACAATTGAAAAGTTATTGGGCATTCAAAAACAGGTGTTCAATGGTTTCTTCtccaagtttacaaaaagtaaataACTTGGTATCTTTGAAtttgattttgtacaaaaaggtaTTAGTTGCTATAATTCTATGCAAAAGTTTATATTGAAAGGTTTTTAAATAAGCATCTCTACAAGATTTTTTCGTTATCATGAAATATTCTGACCATTCTGTAGTATCAATAACTAACAGTTCTTACCATTTAAAAAATTTGATTGTTGATAGTTGAATAACTTCATCTACTaactttttatatacaaatttggcTTTTACATTACACCTGATTCTTTTTAAAGAAAGTATCACCAGTGTTAGACTTATCTAAATCTTGATTTAGACGGTTCTCTTCAGAACATTTTTTTCATAGTGTATATAGGGATTTTTGAAATCAGaccataatatttaataagattgttggtttgtactttttcttgaaattgctcaaatttataaaaaatcatattttcacgaTTAATAAGGTCACTTACTGACTGCACACCCCCTTTTCCCATTGAATGTTATATGGGAAATCATCCAAAgaagaaaagtttaaaaaaaatcta from Mytilus galloprovincialis chromosome 2, xbMytGall1.hap1.1, whole genome shotgun sequence encodes:
- the LOC143065039 gene encoding uncharacterized protein LOC143065039 — encoded protein: MAILRLLYKKRQFLFAILCVTTFWMMYIFLSLPQPSKAETRTSFSNKLLKTQVVLRKNEEKNLKDRTVNNVIAKPDLVKKPQQSEVKKEQDEKKKEEKTPEKKDETRNLNLEKKTSEKDIKITSMKKSENKTSVKVPEVKGNLNIVLEKIKNKTLEMGNAVKNKTLEKLSAFGVFQPKQYKKLQFQQGMWPLNLSLEDVGGIMKDTAYLQKEEKISINYPKLLSSKINETVGNETITLKNLTMTNSVGFCDCVDYECFCCGRVEMKKMHVNNTACANFTFMTKSQEFDYRFSLDKKLLDKQIISAEQPPTVCLGSISKIGAICTRFLNVTSIVSIQEDHKLHVVGCLEFSLMLYNRTVSAFPVDCFQLPSHQHKVKEEKAVHDFGNWMP